In Ogataea parapolymorpha DL-1 chromosome I, whole genome shotgun sequence, the following are encoded in one genomic region:
- a CDS encoding Protein with a role in regulation of Ty1 transposition: protein MSFDFLPAELRIQVQDVVNAYPPAEEVFRAIIDHMGGAKRRKLDSDADVLPTSLAGSHIVLQIPELSVQSPIRKKLNIVFGCFSGERKVFLALTKSLESKPELLITDLSANNIQFAVVLDVPEKKQYKTLLITYDSNKGQMYKNDPILIQFNNDELSEQFGPLLDKIDLTDFLQQQFRTFGFDLVKGFGPQCFFVDAYKGSKEGYLYFLPNHVIFGFKKPILIFDSTNIESITYTSITRLTFNVTLTLLPDSERHEFSMIDQKEFEKIDQYVKSKELRDRSMTDELKAQRQLKNNTDNPGALAEAAKLVPGGSQIVGKDDDDEEEDENYQSDESSSDDGSSGDEEQEEAAEVDDLQAELNNLQEDYEDLGYIDLGNEDEPEP from the coding sequence ATGTCGTTTGATTTTCTGCCTGCAGAGCTGAGAATCCAGGTCCAGGACGTGGTAAACGCATATCCGCCGGCGGAGGAGGTTTTCCGAGCGATCATCGACCATATGGGCGGGGCAAAGCGCCGCAAGCTGGACTCCGACGCCGACGTCCTGCCTACAAGTCTGGCTGGCTCGCACATCGTGTTGCAGATCCCAGAGCTGTCTGTGCAGTCGCCGATCCGCAAGAAACTCAACATTGTATTTGGCTGTTTCTCTGGCGAGCGCAAAGTGTTTTTGGCGCTCACCAAAAGCCTCGAGTCGAAGCCAGAATTGCTGATCACAGATCTGTCGGCGAATAATATTCAGTTTGCTGTTGTTTTGGATGTGCccgagaaaaaacaatACAAAACACTACTCATCACCTACGACTCCAACAAGGGCCAGATGTACAAGAACGACCCGATACTGATCcagttcaacaacgacgaATTGAGCGAGCAGTTTGGCCCGCTGCTGGATAAGATCGACCTGACAGACTTCCTACAGCAGCAGTTCCGAACGTTCGGGTTTGATCTCGTGAAAGGATTTGGCCCGCAATGTTTCTTTGTGGACGCGTACAAAGGGTCTAAAGAGGGCTATCTGTATTTTCTTCCCAACCATGTGATATTCGGCTTCAAGAAACCAATCCTCATATTCGACTCCACCAACATCGAGTCCATCACATACACATCCATCACGCGGCTCACGTTCAATGTGACACTGACGCTGCTGCCGGACTCCGAGCGACACGAGTTCTCCATGATCGACCAGAAAGAGTTCGAGAAGATCGACCAGTATGTCAAGAGCAAAGAGCTCAGAGACAGGTCGATGACGGACGAACTCAAGGCCCAGAGAcagctcaagaacaacaCCGACAACCCTGGCGCCCTCGCAGAGGCCGCCAAGCTTGTGCCCGGAGGCAGTCAGATCGTCGgcaaggacgacgacgacgaagaggaggacgagaatTATCAGAGTGATGAGAGCAGCAGTGACGACGGCTCGAGCGGTGAtgaggagcaggaggaggccgCCGAAGTGGACGACTTGCAGGCAGAGCTGAACAATTTGCAAGAGGACTATGAGGACCTGGGCTATATTGATTTGGGGAATGAGGATGAACCAGAGccataa
- a CDS encoding Calcium channel YVC1, whose protein sequence is MSVALPLYEDEECSDYLPPSPRQVLRISINLKTLIDKVIPIPLKEEQILGLDSIVLTDKLIDAVLDAAGGEGPSRRRYQACLVFCLLKVSEWYYSLTIKELSDDTLYATRMLAAQKIAATLIEREQDEKYLFISMLCNRYSINLHDVDSAPENALELAVDTHATIIISSGGYQRCLKWIWRGWIVQSSTDSSNYVLFKGTGNTNFLKHFDPDRIKTPLYQNILEITFSVLYLALFTFLVNTDTISSHLGAVEVVFYLFTIGFALDELVKFYHVGYYYMQFSNVFNDVLYAIVIASASTRFIALAAHSPDKRDQFNVISYRLLSLAAPFMWSRLLLYLDVLQFCGTMIVVVKKMIRESFIFFFLLAIITVGFFQAFVGLDQADGKRELTSFLTTTMVQTVLGGPNFDTIERFAYPYGAILYYAYTFIVVLVLLNILIALYSQAYGDVVGNATDEYLAQYSAKILRYVRAPDDKTFCPPLNLVETVFLQLPFSWWLDRRLYLSLCDKVMVVLYLPALLFIASYEVQAAKRVEYNRNRKVADDNNEEDTPWDLTDGFDHNDENGDGIRASIQTQRRAEQEDPGFAKSFKAWEARLDRLVPPIELSKNAGVSWENYEIYHKLDELTQLVKALEKKLDAK, encoded by the coding sequence ATGTCGGTCGCTCTTCCGCtgtacgaggacgaagagtGCAGTGATTACCTGCCTCCATCGCCAAGACAGGTTCTGAGGATCTCCATCAATCTCAAAACCCTTATTGACAAGGTTATACCTATTCCGCTGAAAGAAGAGCAGATCCTTGGTTTGGACTCGATTGTTTTGACAgacaagctgatcgacgcgGTGTTGGACGCCGCAGGCGGAGAAGGCCCTTCTCGCAGACGGTACCAGGCGTGTCTCGTGTTCTGTCTGCTTAAAGTCAGCGAATGGTACTACTCTTTGaccatcaaggagctcTCTGACGACACACTGTACGCAACCAGGATGCTGGCGGCACAGAAAATCGCCGCCACACTGATCGAGCGTgagcaggacgagaagTATCTGTTTATCTCTATGCTCTGCAACAGATACTCCATCAACCTCCACGACGTGGACTCTGCGCCTGAGAATGCTCTGGAGCTGGCTGTCGACACACATGCCACTATCATCATCTCGTCAGGCGGCTACCAGAGATGTCTGAAATGGATATGGAGGGGCTGGATTGTCCAGTCGTCCACAGATTCCTCCAATTACGTCCTGTTCAAGGGAACAGGAAACACGAACTTCCTCAAGCACTTTGACCCCGACAGAATCAAAACCCCATTGTACCagaacattttggaaatcACGTTTTCGGTCCTGTATCTCGCGCTTTTTACCTTTCTTGTCAACACCGACACCATCTCCTCCCATTTGGGAGCCGTCGAGGTGGTGTTCTATCTGTTCACCATAGGATTTgcgctggacgagctggtcaagtTCTACCATGTGGGCTACTACTATATGCAATTTTCCAACGTATTTAACGATGTGCTGTATGCCATCGTAATTGCGTCGGCCTCTACGCGATTCATTGCGTTAGCTGCCCATTCTCCAGACAAACGCGACCAGTTCAACGTCATTTCCTACAGACTCCTTTCGTTGGCTGCTCCGTTCATGTGGTCtcggctgctgctgtaTCTTGACGTATTACAGTTTTGCGGAACCATGATAGTGGTGGTCAAGAAGATGATCAGAGAGTCCTTtatctttttcttcttaTTGGCCATCATCACCGTGGGTTTCTTCCAGGCGTTTGTCGGTTTGGACCAGGCAGACGGGAAGAGGGAGCTCACGTCATTCTTAACCACCACGATGGTTCAGACGGTTCTTGGGGGCCCGAATTTCGACACCATTGAGCGCTTTGCATACCCGTACGGAGCCATTCTCTACTACGCCTACACCTTCATTGTGGTTTTGGTCTTGCTCAACATCCTCATTGCTCTGTACTCGCAGGCGTATGGAGATGTTGTTGGAAACGCAACAGACGAATACCTTGCACAATATTCGGCCAAGATTCTCCGGTACGTGCGTGCTCCAGACGACAAGACTTTCTGTCCGCCTTTGAACCTCGTCGAGACAGTGTTCCTGCAATTGCCGTTCAGCTGGTGGCTGGACAGAAGATTGTACCTTTCGCTATGCGACAAGGTGATGGTTGTGCTCTACCTTCCTGCGCTGCTGTTTATTGCCAGCTACGAGGTCCAAGCTGCCAAACGAGTTGAGTacaacagaaacagaaagGTTGCTGACGACAACAACGAGGAAGACACTCCTTGGGATCTCACCGACGGTTTCGACcacaacgacgagaacggaGACGGTATTCGTGCGTCGATCCAGACCCAGAGAAGGGCCGAGCAGGAAGACCCTGGATTCGCAAAGAGTTTCAAAGCTTGGGAAGCTAGACTTGACAGACTTGTTCCTCCTATTGAGCTTAGTAAGAATGCGGGTGTTTCATGGGAAAACTACGAGATTTACCATAAATTGGACGAGTTGACTCAGCTTGTGAAAgcgttggagaaaaaactggACGCTAAAtag
- a CDS encoding Sphingolipid long chain base-responsive protein LSP1 encodes MHRTYSLRSSRAPTASQLATPPPPPSSTKGKFFGTTSIASSIRKSAAGSFGPELSKKLSQLIKIEKNFERSVELVARERRAVAKQLSLWGEENDDDVSDVTDKLGVLIYEIGELEDQFIDKYDLYRITLKSIRNIEASVQPSRDRKQKITDEIAHLKYKDPQSPKIPILEQELVRAEAESLVAEAQLSNITREKLKASFLYQFDALRELSEKLALIAGYGKALLELLDDSPVTPGETRPAYDGYEASKQIIIDAENALASWTLDNSYVKEPALSLHQTVDDVYEEHQTEDAEAQWAEHENQQ; translated from the exons ATGCACAGAACTTATTCTTTGAGATCTTCCAGAGCCCCAACGGCCTCCCAGTTGGCCACTCCGCCACCTCCACCATCGAGCACCAA GGGTAAATTCTTTGGTACCACCTCCATTGCTTCCTCCATCAGGAAGTCTGCTGCCGGATCGTTTGGTCCAGAGCTCTCAAAGAAACTCTCTCAATTGATCAAGATTGAGAAGAACTTCGAAAGAAGCGTCGAGCTTGTCGCCAGGGAGAGAAGGGCTGTCGCCAAGCAGCTCTCTCTCTGGGGAGAGGAGAATGACGACGACGTTTCCGACGTCACCGACAAATTGGGTGTTCTGATCTATGAGATTGGTGAGCTGGAAGACCAGTTTATCGACAAGTACGACCTGTACAGAATCACCCTCAAGAGCATCAGAAACATTGAGGCCTCTGTTCAGCCATCGAGAGACCGGAAACAGAAGATCACCGACGAGATTGCTCACCTGAAGTACAAGGATCCACAGTCTCCTAAGATCCCAATCTTGGAGCAAGAGCTCGTTAGAGCCGAGGCCGAGTCGCTTGTTGCTGAGGCTCAATTGTCCAACATTACGAGAGAAAAACTGAAGGCTTCTTTCCTTTACCAATTTGACGCGTTGAGAGAGCTCTCTGAAAAACTTGCTCTGATTGCCGGCTACGGAAAGGCTTTACTTGAGCTGTTAGACGACTCTCCAGTGACTCCGGGTGAGACCAGACCTGCGTACGACGGCTACGAGGCATCCAAGCAGATCATCATCGATGCTGAGAATGCTCTGGCCTCATGGACTTTGGACAATTCCTACGTCAAAGAGCCTGCTCTTTCTCTGCACCAGACTGTTGACGATGTGTACGAGGAGCACCAGACTGAGGACGCTGAGGCTCAATGGGCCGAGCACGAGAACCAGCAGTAA
- a CDS encoding putative membrane protein, whose product MLSNLAGWALFGAFARAYQQALRNVSFTYAPMGYVYSTGAWVGFGYLFEKWVRNNDEIIEERLKKLKEQRQKTA is encoded by the coding sequence ATGCTTTCGAATCTAGCTGGATGGGCACTTTTCGGGGCTTTTGCAAGGGCATACCAGCAAGCTCTGCGGAATGTGAGTTTCACTTACGCTCCAATGGGATATGTCTATTCGACTGGAGCCTGGGTAGGATTTGGGTACCTATTTGAGAAGTGGGTCAGGAACAACGATGAGATTATAGAGGAAAGATTGAAGAAACTGAAGGAACAGAGACAAAAGACGGCGTGA
- a CDS encoding tRNA modification GTPase MSS1, mitochondrial produces MIFTFGSVKRHFSSVALPTVYALSTYPARSAIAVVRITGPSSVSIYRALTARQQPKPRIATLAKLYHPKTKVILDEAIVLYFKGPNSYTGEDMLELHLHGGTAVIKCIMESLELLHTPANPIRPAEPGDFSKKAFQNGKMDLTQAEGINSLIHAETERQRLLSLTSMKGETKELFHHWREQILNTYALITTLIDFGEEHDIEEIGQLFERAESDIKTLETEVRGYLERVQRSQTLMDGFKITLSGPPNAGKSSLLNIIANEDRAIVSEIEGTTRDSIEVPLDINGYKVVIGDTAGIRNAENQIEQEGIRRAKMKTSEADLNLVLLPCTPRELRKEMKDHIRSCDKEKLLIILNKSDLVTPDQVGNLVAQLEQEFEPKEIKVISCRNKDGIHDLLNTITQKLDHWTQDEPIFVSSRVQNIIQHDLLFGFEEFYMHSKSNDVVLAAEALKISMEGIGKITGEAIGVEEILGSIFANFCIGK; encoded by the coding sequence ATGATTTTCACTTTTGGTTCCGTCAAAAGACACTTTTCGTCAGTAGCCCTGCCCACGGTCTATGCACTGTCGACGTACCCCGCTCGATCGGCCATAGCCGTCGTCAGAATCACCGGCCCGTCCTCGGTATCGATATATCGGGCTTTAACGGCCAGACAGCAGCCCAAACCACGAATAGCCACTCTCGCCAAGCTCTACCACCCTAAAACCAAAGTTATTCTAGATGAGGCCATAGTTCTGTATTTTAAAGGCCCGAATTCGTATACCGGAGAAGATATGCTCGAGCTTCATCTCCATGGAGGTACCGCAGTGATCAAGTGCATAATGGAAAGCCTGGAGCTTTTGCACACTCCTGCAAACCCAATAAGGCCAGCAGAGCCTGGcgatttctccaaaaaggCATTCCAGAATGGTAAAATGGATCTTACCCAAGCTGAGGGCATTAATAGTCTGATCCacgcagaaactgaacgACAGAGACTTTTGTCCCTAACCTCCATGAAGGGAGAAACCAAAGAACTGTTCCACCATTGGCGGGAGCAAATCTTGAACACATACGCGCTCATCACAACATTAAtagattttggagaagagcATGACATTGAAGAAATCGGCCAATTGTTCGAAAGAGCAGAGTCTGATATCAAAACACTGGAAACCGAAGTGAGAGGGTACCTGGAAAGAGTCCAGCGATCACAGACATTAATGGATGGGTTCAAGATTACGCTGTCAGGCCCGCCTaatgctggaaaatcaTCTCTTTTGAATATTATCGCTAACGAAGACCGGGCCATTGTGAGCGAGATTGAAGGCACGACGAGGGACTCGATCGAGGTGCCTCTAGACATCAATGGATATAAAGTCGTGATTGGCGATACGGCAGGAATTAGAAACGCCGAAAACCAAATTGAACAAGAAGGGATTAGAAGAGCGAAGATGAAGACTTCGGAAGCAGATTTAAATCTGGTGCTCCTCCCGTGCACCCCTCGTGAGTTGAGAAAGGAAATGAAGGACCACATTCGCTCATGTGATAAAGAAAAATTGCTGATAATTCTGAATAAAAGTGATCTGGTTACCCCTGACCAGGTTGGAAACTTGGTAGCGCAACTAGAACAAGAGTTTGAGCCGAAGGAGATCAAAGTCATCAGTTGTCGCAACAAAGATGGTATACACGATCTTTTGAATACGATAACGCAGAAACTTGATCATTGGACACAGGATGAGCCGATATTTGTGTCTAGCAGAGTTCAAAACATCATTCAACACGATCTGCTTTTTGGGTTTGAAGAATTTTACATGCATTCTAAATCGAACGACGTGGTCCTCGCCGCTGAGGCGCTCAAAATTAGCATGGAGGGTATTGGAAAGATCACCGGCGAGGCCATCGGGGTAGAAGAGATTTTAGGATCtatttttgcaaatttcTGCATCGGTAAATAG
- a CDS encoding GTP-binding protein RHO2: MSQNVIKRKIVIVGDGACGKTSLLYVFTLGEFPTEYHPTVFENYATDCRVDGKPVRLALWDTAGQEEYERLRPLSYSKAHIILIGFALNAPDSLDNAGMKWAQEVKTYCPNAPLILVGLKKDLRPEDDGTDEYYDQKYVRKEKAEQVARLIGARKYVECSSLTGEAVDDVFEIATRASLLLKETSASGCCTIT; this comes from the coding sequence ATGTCTCAGAACGTCATCAAGCGGAAGATCGTCATTGTGGGAGACGGTGCTTGCGGTAAGACATCGCTTTTGTACGTGTTCACCCTTGGAGAATTCCCAACAGAGTATCACCCAACGGTGTTTGAAAATTACGCAACAGATTGCAGAGTCGATGGAAAGCCCGTGCGCTTGGCTTTGTGGGACACCGCAGGCCAGGAAGAGTACGAACGGCTTCGACCATTGTCATACTCAAAAGCCCACATCATTCTGATCGGGTTTGCGTTGAACGCTCCCGATTCTCTAGATAACGCAGGCATGAAATGGGCCCAGGAGGTGAAAACATACTGTCCGAACGCGCCCCTCATACTGGTCGGGCTGAAAAAGGACCTCAGGCCCGAAGATGATGGCACAGACGAATACTATGACCAGAAATATGTCCGAAAAGAAAAGGCCGAACAGGTGGCTCGTCTCATCGGCGCCCGAAAATACGTCGAGTGCTCCTCATTGACAGGGGAGGCCGTGGACgatgttttcgagatcgCTACTCGTGCCAGTCTCTTGCTCAAAGAGACTTCAGCCTCCGGCTGCTGTACCATCACTTAA
- a CDS encoding Histone acetyltransferase type B catalytic subunit — translation MSLPDYEPSSWTTSSNEALHVSLAEPEGAFTFNPTFTYPIFGDSEQIFGYKGLRIDLAFDCKSMYPFLGVKYETKLSDDVKDVEKTLLEFLPKETVVKDEALWLNKTEEENFEIPGKPVYTYQVDGETYKIFKFKLNDANGLKLHLRIQIFVLLFIEAGSYIDSTDDVWEIYAIYKCPEDKKESFVGFSTAYSHWKHPGTAVHDASETLELQFRKKISQFIVLPPYQSKGHGKNLYNCMVDEWLADDKVKEITVEDPSEAFDDLRDRCDLQRLNRADFLNGVKLPIDEPWIEKQVAVHKMDRRQFERCVEMTLLWMLQNKKGGVENLSEKNVRLQIKKRLYLKNRDALGELEKADKMDKLQTAYERLREDYERILEKAGLATGVKRDQLHELPDAKRARV, via the coding sequence atgTCTCTACCAGATTACGAgccatcaagctggaccACATCCTCAAACGAGGCCCTCCACGTGTCTCTGGCGGAGCCAGAGGGCGCTTTCACGTTCAACCCCACATTCACATACCCGATCTTCGGAGACTCCGAACAGATCTTCGGCTACAAGGGCCTCCGGATCGACCTTGCTTTTGACTGCAAGTCGATGTACCCGTTTCTCGGCGTCAAGTACGAGACGAAGCTATCTGATGATGTGAAGGATGTTGAGAAGACGCTGTTGGAGTTTCTTCCTAAGGAAACAGTTGTCAAGGACGAGGCATTGTGGCTAAACAAGACCGAAGAGGAAAACTTCGAAATCCCGGGAAAGCCAGTATACACATACCAGGTCGATGGCGAAACGTACAAGATCTTCAagttcaagctcaacgacGCAAACGGACTCAAATTGCACTTGCGAATCCAGATCTTCGTCCTGCTGTTCATCGAGGCCGGCTCCTACATCGACAGCACCGACGATGTGTGGGAGATCTACGCGATCTATAAGTGTCCTGAGGATAAGAAAGAGTCGTTTGTCGGATTCAGCACAGCCTATTCCCACTGGAAACACCCAGGAACGGCGGTTCACGATGCTTCAGAGACTCTGGAGTTACAATTCCGCAAGAAAATTAGCCAGTTTATCGTGCTTCCTCCGTACCAATCAAAGGGCCACGGGAAAAACCTATACAATTGCATGGTGGACGAATGGCTTGCAGACGACAAGGTCAAGGAAATCACTGTGGAGGATCCCAGCGAAGCGTTTGACGACCTGCGTGACCGTTGCGATCTGCAGCGACTGAACAGGGCAGACTTTCTTAACGGTGTCAAGCtgccgatcgacgagccGTGGATCGAAAAACAGGTTGCGGTGCACAAAATGGACCGCAGACAGTTCGAGAGATGCGTGGAAATGACGCTATTGTGGATGTTGCAGAACAAGAAGGGTGGTGTCGAGAACCTGAGCGAAAAGAACGTGCGTTTACAGATCAAAAAGAGGCTGTATCTGAAGAACAGAGACGCGTTGGGCGAGCTAGAAAAGGCGGACAAGATGGACAAACTGCAGACGGCGTACGAGCGACTGCGCGAGGACTACGAGCggattttggagaaggccGGTCTTGCGACAGGCGTCAAGAGAGACCAGTTGCACGAGTTGCCCGATGCAAAGCGCGCAAGGGTGTGA
- a CDS encoding Vacuolar protein sorting-associated protein 21 — protein MSKQTSVKLVLLGEAAVGKSSLVLRFVSNDFQENKEPTIGAAFLTQRCTIGTKTIKFEIWDTAGQERFANLAPLYYRNAQAALVVYDVTKPASFIKARHWVKELHEQASKNIVIALVGNKYDLVVDSETGEEIEGRRSVSVEEGKALADEEGLLFFETSAKTAFNVNEVFTAIGKQIPEETSKPQDEPSSVGRIDLNAPVDESGGAGNCAC, from the coding sequence aTGTCCAAACAAACGTCTGTTAAACTTGTGCTGCTGGGCGAGGCGGCCGTCGGAAAGTCCTCGCTGGTGCTGCGGTTCGTGTCGAACGACTTCCAGGAAAATAAAGAGCCCACCATCGGTGCTGCGTTCCTCACCCAACGGTGCACTATTGGAACAAAGACCATCAAGTTCGAGATTTGGGATACCGCTGGCCAGGAGAGATTTGCCAATCTGGCCCCGCTATACTACAGAAACGCGCAAGCAGCACTGGTTGTGTACGATGTTACAAAGCCAGCAAGCTTCATCAAAGCCAGACACTGGGTTAAAGAACTGCACGAACAGGCCTCAAAGAATATCGTGATTGCTCTGGTCGGCAACAAGTACGACCTGGTGGTGGACTCAGAGACAGgcgaggagatcgagggCCGCAGAAGCGTGTCTGTCGAAGAGGGCAAGGCCCTGGCCGACGAGGAAGGATTGCTGTTTTTTGAGACCAGTGCCAAGACCGCTTTCAACGTTAACGAGGTGTTCACAGCAATTGGAAAACAGATTCCGGAAGAGACGTCAAAACCCCAGGACGAGCCCTCTTCGGTCGGAAGAATAGACCTCAACGCCCCTGTCGACGAGTCCGGAGGGGCCGGCAACTGCGCTTGCTGA
- a CDS encoding Conserved hypothetical membrane protein produces the protein MFFSQGAEFEFEETFMVVNGHDVSLPTFISYVLDWAFYLVILLGAIFYGVFGTPRTSDFDVRDPSIMHMYVQEAKTLAPIWLLVVMAVVVPILAVVLAGSLVTKLPPSRKAWDIHCALLAMLGASAFQLFTVVILKNVSALPRPDFLTRCVPFTFASQQLGSLSTIGICANPSHRLIFEGLRSFPSGHASTITTTSTVQFLFTAGKLNLFDGRGLSCKSIISLMYPMIISSTVAFSRISDNRHFVRDVVAGMGVGILYGVLFYTLYFPFPLIAENLGRAYLPRRFGVNDLFNGVGGFWKVPDLPGAPADRTEVPGYYQEQNQKDQAPVPSPQTEQKPPPTRISIDTSKVTTKLNDLAQSLRK, from the coding sequence ATGTTTTTCTCACAGGGAGCAGAgtttgagtttgaggaaACATTCATGGTCGTCAACGGCCACGATGTCTCGCTTCCCACGTTTATATCGTACGTTCTGGACTGGGCATTCTACTTGGTTATCCTTTTGGGGGCCATATTTTATGGAGTGTTTGGAACGCCACGGACAAGCGACTTTGACGTCAGAGACCCATCGATCATGCACATGTACGTTCAGGAGGCAAAGACTCTAGCTCCAATATGGCTGCTTGTGGTCATGGCCGTTGTGGTGCCGATTTTGGCAGTGGTTCTAGCGGGCTCTTTAGTCACCAAGCTGCCCCCTTCTCGCAAGGCATGGGATATCCACTGTGCACTGCTAGCAATGTTAGGCGCCTCTGCATTCCAACTGTTCACTGTGGTTATTCTGAAAAACGTTTCTGCGCTTCCTCGTCCCGACTTTCTCACCAGATGCGTTCCCTTCACATTTGCTTCGCAGCAGTTGGGCTCGCTGAGTACAATCGGAATTTGCGCCAACCCGTCACACAGGCTTATTTTTGAGGGATTGAGAAGCTTTCCAAGCGGCCATGCGTCGACAATCACCACAACATCCACTgtccagtttctgttcacCGCAGGAAAACTCAATCTGTTTGACGGAAGAGGTCTTTCCTGCAAAAGCatcatctccttgatgtaTCCTATGATCATTTCGTCCACTGTTGCGTTTTCCAGGATTTCTGATAACAGACATTTTGTTCGTGACGTGGTGGCAGGAATGGGTGTGGGAATTTTGTACGGCGTGCTATTCTACACCCTGTACTTCCCCTTTCCGTTGATCGCTGAGAATCTTGGGAGAGCTTACCTGCCCCGCAGGTTTGGCGTAAATGACTTGTTCAATGGAGTAGGCGGTTTTTGGAAAGTGCCAGACCTGCCTGGCGCCCCAGCGGACAGAACAGAAGTTCCTGGCTACTATCAGGAACAAAATCAGAAAGACCAAGCCCCAGTGCCGTCGCCACAAACAGAGCAAAAACCCCCACCTACCCGGATAAGCATTGACACGTCCAAAGTCACTACCAAACTCAATGATCTGGCACAATCGTTGCGGAAATGA